In Citrus sinensis cultivar Valencia sweet orange chromosome 3, DVS_A1.0, whole genome shotgun sequence, the sequence TCCTACGGAGACGGTTCTATCACCGTCGGTGATTTTTCCACTGAAACGCTGACGTTTCGTGGCACCAGAGTTGCGCGCGTGGCCCTCGGTTGTGGACACGACAATGAGGGCCTCTTCGTTGCTGCTGCGGGCTTATTGGGGCTCGGTCGTGGGAGGTTGTCATTTCCAACTCAAACCGGTCGCCGGTTCAACCGTAAGTTTTCTTACTGTTTAGTGGACCGATCCACTTCTGCTAAACCTTCATCGATGGTATTCGGTGACTCGGCCGTTTCACGAACCGCCCGGTTCACTCCGTTACTCGCAAACCCTAAGCTCGACACATTCTACTATGTTGAACTAGTTGGAATCAGCGTCGGCGGTGCTCATGTCCGCGGCATCACTGCTTCTTTGTTCAAACTCGATCCGGCCGGTAACGGTGGGGTCATCATAGACTCGGGTACGTCTGTGACCCGTTTGACCCGACCCGCTTACATCGCATTGCGTGATGCTTTCCGAGCTGGAGCATCCTCCTTGAAGCGTGCGCCAGACTTTTCGCTGTTTGATACGTGCTTCGATTTGTCGGGAAAGACGGAAGTGAAGGTGCCCACGGTGGTGTTGCATTTCAGAGGTGCAGATGTGTCGTTGCCGGCGACTAATTATCTAATACCCGTGGATAGTAGCGGAACATTTTGCTTTGCATTTGCAGGAACCATGAGCGGGTTGTCGATAATTGGAAATATTCAGCAACAGGGCTTCCGGGTTGTTTATGACTTGGCCGCTTCACGGATCGGGTTTGCTCCGCGCGGGTGCGCTTGAGGTTGCATTGCGCGTGGGTGTAGTTGTAAGGGAAAAACTCTCTTTTCCTGTTAATTATTCTGTCTCTGcgtgttttgttttattttatttcttttttttttggggaatatgaaaaaaatctttCCTGGATATGAGTCTGAGAAAGGAGATGGAGAAGAGAAGggggaaaaatgataaaataatcagAGTGCAGGTGATAAGGTTTATAATTCACATATTTGTCTCtgttaaattatgaaatgctTTTAATCAGtcttctaaaagaaaaaaaaaatcataactcTAGTACAAGGGTAAGAtggttaatttaaaaaaaaattgtcaaattgaacttttaataataaaatactattcacagttttttttttttttcctttgctttGATTTGGAAGTGTACACCGTTTATTTGCAATTTAACTGACGTTTAGTTCAGCAATCATCGGAGATTTAACTCCTGAGGATAGGCATTGATATTTGCTGCGTATGCTTTTAGGACGACCCACTACCCCCATTACACTATATATCATTTGGAGGGCAGTCGGTGGTGCCATCGCCACCCGGTCTGGCCGGTTAAATAAACGGCTGGAATGTCATTATATGTTTTCCTCCCCTCCCAGGAAGCAAATGAAATTAGTTGGTCCTTATTCACAGTTACATGGTGGCAAATTTCATTTGCTTTACATGTTTTGAAGTTCATTTGGTTGTGAAGCCTCTGTAAAGTGCCACCGCCCTGTGTTGCCTTCTTAATGAtctattcaaaatattaaccAAATTTTGGCAGCCTGAGGAATCTAATGTTGATTTACCATAAACAAATAGCCTTACTGTTGTGGACCTGTCtatgttacagattctgtaacaaacatctcccgTTATCCCACATCCGATCAtctattgtttagtttctcactccacatccaaccacatccaacggctgatgctgcagtctgtggcttacagattctgtaagctagTCAAGTCCTACTGTTGTTACCTGTTAGCCGCAGCTATACAGTTAATGGTCAGGCCGTGTCGGTGGTCCCTACAACTTTCGTTTCATTGTGTATTAATTTGTACTGGTATCGTCCACATGCTTTTACCTTCTTTAATGCCCAAAGACAAAGCATTTGAGTGCATGCAGATCCAAGGGCCACTGGCAGTGTAACAAAACagttttccttctttttttttttttaccttgtttttttccttctttatgGAAGCAATTGAACAAAATTCAAGTCACACAAGCATCACAATAAAGTATGAAAAACTAGTCCATAAATCACATGCCTTTGCCATTTGCCGCCTTATGATTTTTCTTAGTGCCCATATGGAACTTGGCAGAAACAAAGTCAAAAGAAGTTAGCGTGCACCGAACTCTCACCTATGTGGCGTTAACAGATGTGATATTgttaaataatgtgttttttttcccaatttatGAGTAGTTTAATAATAAGCCTTATGATCAAAGACCGAAGTGGTGCTGCCTTTGGAAAGAGCTGTCGATTGCCTATGTTAGGCATAGTTGGACTCTAGCTGGTGACCACGGTATAAAAGTGAATGTGAACTACACAGTCACTATAAGATAATGCCCTTCATGTGGCTGTAATTATTGCTGTTGAAGCAGCACTGCTTACAATGAGGTTTTGGATATCACTTTTGATGcgatttttcaaaaaataattttcaatactgttatcataatatattttg encodes:
- the LOC127901323 gene encoding aspartyl protease family protein 2-like; this translates as MEGKARNHLLLLFSFFFTAAASLQYQTFVLNSLPTPSTLSWPESVSVSESESSLPLPAPDAESSLSLRLHHVDSLSFNRTPEHLFNLRIQRDVLRVKSLTAFAESAVRVPPRNRSRGRANGGFSSSVISGLAQGSGEYFTRLGVGTPPRYVYMVLDTGSDVVWIQCAPCKKCYSQTDPVFDPAKSRSFATVPCRSPLCRKLDSSGCNRRNTCLYQVSYGDGSITVGDFSTETLTFRGTRVARVALGCGHDNEGLFVAAAGLLGLGRGRLSFPTQTGRRFNRKFSYCLVDRSTSAKPSSMVFGDSAVSRTARFTPLLANPKLDTFYYVELVGISVGGAHVRGITASLFKLDPAGNGGVIIDSGTSVTRLTRPAYIALRDAFRAGASSLKRAPDFSLFDTCFDLSGKTEVKVPTVVLHFRGADVSLPATNYLIPVDSSGTFCFAFAGTMSGLSIIGNIQQQGFRVVYDLAASRIGFAPRGCA